The Actinomycetes bacterium genomic interval CCACGTGAGCACGCCGGACAACAGGATGAGCGTCAACGACGCGATCCCAACCTCAGCGTAAAAGCCGTCGGTGGCTGCTCCCCAAATCGCGGTAGCCAAGGTCTTGAATCCGGTCGGCGCCAGCATCAGTGTTAACGGGAGTTCCTTCAGCGTCGATAGCAAAACCAGCCCGCCAGCAGTCAATAGTCCCGGAGCGACCAGCGGCAGATCGATCACAAAGAATCTTCGACGCTGCCCCGCTCCTAACGTGGCCGCGGCTTCGTCAAACCGCTGCGGTACCGCTCGAAAAGCGGCCTGTCCAGAGCCCAGCGCTTGCGCACCGAAATGCAGCACATAGCCCAAGATGAGCAACGGAAAGGTCTGATAGAGCGCCCCGAGTGGGCCCGGTGCACCAACCGCCCAGGCGACCAGCGCCAATGCAATGACAAGACCGGGCAAGGCGAACAATGACGTAACCACATCGGCTGCGAATCGATACAGTCGCTCCGAACGCCGGACGACCGCAAACGCCACCGGAACTGTGATCACTACTGCTGCCAGCGCTGCAGCTACCGAAGCGGCGGTAGAGCCCAGCATGGGGCCAACGAGAAATCCCATGTCGTCACCCCAGCCGGAATACGCGACGCCAATCGTGCTGGATCCCCGAAGCACCCAAGTGAGGAAGATGATGACCGGTAGCACTAGCCCCGCGGCCACCGGGAGGGCGGCAACAAGGAAACCCACCGGCATTAGTTTGCCGAGCCGATAGCGGTACCGCTGATTGGCTCGCGATACCGGCGGCTCGCTAGGGACTCGGACTCGCCGCATCGCCACCGAAATCAACAGCGCCAAGGCAGCCAGCAAGACTCCTAGCGTTAGGGCCAGGGCCGGATCGAGTAGTCGGGAGGAGTAGATCACTCGGGTCAGCGTGTCGAATCGGAGCAGTGCGACGGCGCCAAAGTCACTCAATACGTAGAGAAAAACCAGCAGACCGCCTGCTGCAATCGCAGGCAGCAACTGCGGCAGCAACACCCGCACACCCGTCTGAAAGCCGCTGCGACCCAACAGCCGAGCCGCCTCTTCAGCCGAAGTGGGAGTCGAGGAAATAGTGGCAAGAGCGGGCAGTAGGACGTAGGGGTAGGTGAACAGTGTCAGGACCACCAGGGAGCCAACGAATCCCTCCAACCGCGGCACAAAGGGCAGCAGACTCCCCGGCCCAGTCGCGGCGATGAGCGCAGTCGCTCCGACAAAAGACGGAATCACCAGCGGCAGCGCTAGGAGTAACCGCCAGACTCGCTGGCCAGGCAGGTCGGTTCGCGAAATCAGAATGGCCAATCCGCCACCAATCACCATACTGGCCAGAGTCACTGCTCCAGCCAGCCCAAGTGAGTTGAGCAGCGGCACCACCCACTCGGAGCTGCCGACAATCTGACCAATCCCCTCGCTGACGTTCGCGATCTCGAGGAGCAGGAAGAGTACGGGGGCGCTGAAGACCAGCGCAATGACTGCAACAAGTAAACGTAGCCACCACGACGAGCGCCGGTCGGAGCCACGATTCCTGGCTCCGACCGGCTTTATGCCGGTATCGCTAGTTGCTGGCGAGGCCACTGCTATTGATCATCTCCAACGTATCGCGGAAGCCACTACCCAGTTCATCGAAATCCACCACCGTCGCCGGTACATCCGCTAGCGGGGTCCCCTCGGCAATTTCAGCGCCCTTGGCAGCGGGATACTCGACCTTAACTTCGGTGAAGAACTTTTGAGCTTCCGGACTGAGCAGAAAGTCGATGAGTTCGGTGCCCAACTCCTGCACCTCGGAGTTAGCCAGGATTCCAGCACCAGTCGCCAACAGCACGGAACCTACGTCGCCCTTGGCAAAGAAGTGATTCTCCACTGGCAGATCGGGATTTTCTGCTGTGGCTTGCTCTTTGTAGTAATGATTCACCAGTCCCATCGGAACTTCACCACGACCAACCGCCTGCACGATTGATGTGTTGTCCGCATATGGCTGGGCGCCATTGGCAGCCATATCATCCAACCACTTCTTGGTGGCATCGTCGCCATCAGCGACTCTCATTGCTGTCACAAAGTCTTGGAAGGAACCATTGCTCGGCGCGAGACCAACCTTGCCCTGATATTCCGCGTTGGTGAGGTCGAAGACTGACTGCGGGAGTTCATCAGCAGTAACCAAGTCAGTGTTGTAGACCAGGGTGCGCACTCGACCGGTAACTCCTACCCAGTCGCCGTCGGGATCCTGAAACTCCGTTACTACTAGCTTCTGAGTAGCCGCCGGAAGTTTCGCCAGTAGCCCACCATCGGCTACCGCACCCATCGCTCCGGGACTCTGCGAAATAAAGACATCAGCAGGGCTGTTTTCTCCCTCGGTCTGCAGCTGCAGGGCGAGATCAGCCGAATCTCCGTAACGAGCCTCGACGTTGATGCCGGTCGCTTCCGAGAACTGATCGAACATTGGCCCGATCATGTTTTCGCTGCGCCCAGAGTAGATCGTTAACGTCTCGTCTTCGGCTGAGCAACCAGCCACAACCGCCGCCCCAGCAAGCACCGCGAGGCTGAGCACGATCCCAGTCAACTTCATATTTTCTCCCATCTTATCGGCGCCGCGGTGACTAACGGCGCCCCAAACCAAAGTAAGGCTTACCTAAGTTAGCGGCTGAATCGGGGTACCCGCTACCCCCGACAACGAGTTGTGGTGGACATCTCATTTTCACCCAAGTCAGCTGGGCAACTTGACGTGGCGAATCTCGGTTGGCACTCTTACTGCGTGACTTATTGCAGCACCGCGATATCCGCCGCTGGGCCTACCGCCCGTGGCGTGCGCTGCTGTATGTGTTGTTGTTCCTAACCCCCGTCCCTCTTCCAGGACGCGTGTGGATCGGAGCAACCGGCACGATCGTTTGATCTCCACCGGTTTGCGAGCCGGCAGTCGCGTGTCCCCGACCATCCGGAGACCCCATGACTCCCGTCGAAGCCAACCCCCCGGCAGCGTCACCCAAGACACCGAAGTCAGACCGCCCGAAGCGGGCACCGAAACCGCAAGGACAGTGGGCGCTCGGGCAAACCGAACCGCTGAATGACAACGAGCGGTTCAAGCAAGAAGACAACGGTCTCAATGTCCGACAACGGATCGAGCAGATCTATAGCAAGGAAGGATTCGCATCCATTCCCGCGGACGACCTGCGTGGTCGCATGCGCTGGTGGGGGCTCTACACCCAACGGAAGAAGGGAATCCCCGGCGGTAAGACTGGCTCGCTACCAGTCGAAGAACTCGACGCCGAGTTCTTCATGATGCGGGTGCGCTCAGATGGTGGTGCGCTGTCTGCCGAACAAGCGCGAATAATTGCGCATATCTCTCGTCGCTACGCCCGCAATACCGCCGACATTTCCGATCGTCAGAACATCCAACTGCACTGGATTCGAATTGAAGATGTTCCAGAGATCTGGCGCCAACTGGAATCAGTCGGCCTAGGCACCACCGAAGCCTGTGGCGACACCCCTCGCGTCATCCTCGGATCGCCGGTAGCCGGCGTTGCCGCCGACGAAATCATCGACGGCACCCCAGCTATCGAAGAGATCCTTCGC includes:
- a CDS encoding iron ABC transporter substrate-binding protein, which codes for MKLTGIVLSLAVLAGAAVVAGCSAEDETLTIYSGRSENMIGPMFDQFSEATGINVEARYGDSADLALQLQTEGENSPADVFISQSPGAMGAVADGGLLAKLPAATQKLVVTEFQDPDGDWVGVTGRVRTLVYNTDLVTADELPQSVFDLTNAEYQGKVGLAPSNGSFQDFVTAMRVADGDDATKKWLDDMAANGAQPYADNTSIVQAVGRGEVPMGLVNHYYKEQATAENPDLPVENHFFAKGDVGSVLLATGAGILANSEVQELGTELIDFLLSPEAQKFFTEVKVEYPAAKGAEIAEGTPLADVPATVVDFDELGSGFRDTLEMINSSGLASN
- a CDS encoding iron ABC transporter permease — protein: MASPATSDTGIKPVGARNRGSDRRSSWWLRLLVAVIALVFSAPVLFLLLEIANVSEGIGQIVGSSEWVVPLLNSLGLAGAVTLASMVIGGGLAILISRTDLPGQRVWRLLLALPLVIPSFVGATALIAATGPGSLLPFVPRLEGFVGSLVVLTLFTYPYVLLPALATISSTPTSAEEAARLLGRSGFQTGVRVLLPQLLPAIAAGGLLVFLYVLSDFGAVALLRFDTLTRVIYSSRLLDPALALTLGVLLAALALLISVAMRRVRVPSEPPVSRANQRYRYRLGKLMPVGFLVAALPVAAGLVLPVIIFLTWVLRGSSTIGVAYSGWGDDMGFLVGPMLGSTAASVAAALAAVVITVPVAFAVVRRSERLYRFAADVVTSLFALPGLVIALALVAWAVGAPGPLGALYQTFPLLILGYVLHFGAQALGSGQAAFRAVPQRFDEAAATLGAGQRRRFFVIDLPLVAPGLLTAGGLVLLSTLKELPLTLMLAPTGFKTLATAIWGAATDGFYAEVGIASLTLILLSGVLTWFLVLRGRLGRV